The following proteins are encoded in a genomic region of Alnus glutinosa chromosome 8, dhAlnGlut1.1, whole genome shotgun sequence:
- the LOC133876143 gene encoding uncharacterized protein LOC133876143 — protein MTLFTIFIILHLHLTPPLLRQAHKLVRADDKLMQMECHNAEVPTTCMQCLKSNRRAATADKVGIATILVICLQNHAKTLATNMSDLASRAKDQAAKTLLQECGQGYSSAEKELSSATSSLKNGKYDDAERFVNEALKYELTCHSKTGSYKERIPENLVLEMKIYEQLSEAANRIVERL, from the coding sequence ATGACTTTATTTACAATTTTCATCATTCTTCACCTTCACCTTACTCCACCATTGCTTCGCCAAGCCCATAAGCTTGTTAGAGCCGACGACAAGTTGATGCAAATGGAATGTCACAATGCGGAGGTACCAACGACATGCATGCAGTGTCTAAAATCTAACCGACGTGCCGCAACTGCTGATAAAGTGGGAATCGCCACTATTCTTGTGATTTGTCTGCAAAATCACGCAAAGACCTTAGCAACCAACATGTCAGATTTAGCTTCCCGCGCCAAAGATCAAGCGGCGAAGACTCTTCTTCAAGAGTGTGGCCAAGGGTATTCCTCAGCAGAAAAGGAGCTGTCTTCAGCGACCTCTAGTTTGAAGAATGGCAAGTACGACGATGCTGAAAGGTTTGTGAATGAGGCACTTAAGTATGAGCTCACATGCCACTCAAAGACCGGAAGCTATAAAGAGCGAATCCCGGAAAACCTTGTTCTTGAAATGAAGATTTACGAACAACTTTCTGAGGCTGCAAATAGAATAGTCGAACGACTTTAA
- the LOC133876393 gene encoding uncharacterized protein LOC133876393 has product MASAALNMIERAHQMYREGRYSEALGFYTEALAMAKTNPQKIALHSNRAACFLKLHDFNKAAEECTSVLELDHKHTGALMLRAQTLVTLKEYHSALFDVNRLLDLNPSSEVYQNLQARLRTQLSLAPIPESEAELEEDEEDKDEAESNRNGEEEQFEDVVVAVDRDEKAELSGTNINAEVIAPEMQSSEESYGQERDKSETKMISSTTVVIATKMQSKREPFEQDPKGWQTIPKPKGHSTLDYARWDRVEDDSSEEEDDDDDEESQPQYRFRVRTIGVRPVK; this is encoded by the exons ATGGCATCGGCGGCGCTGAACATGATCGAGCGGGCGCACCAGATGTACCGGGAGGGACGGTACTCGGAGGCGCTAGGGTTTTACACGGAGGCCCTGGCGATGGCCAAGACCAACCCCCAAAAGATCGCTCTCCATAGCAACCGAGCCGCTTGTTTTCTCAAACTCCACGATTTCAACAag GCAGCAGAAGAATGTACCTCGGTGCTTGAGCTTGATCACAAGCACACTGGAGCACTAATGCTGCGGGCACAAACACTTGTCACCCTTAAGGAGTATCACTCAGCGCTTTTTGATGTCAACAGGCTCTTGGATTTGAATCCATCATCAGAAGTTTATCAAAACCTTCAAGCTCGTTTGAGGACACAATTG TCACTCGCTCCAATACCTGAATCCGAAGCAGAGctagaagaagacgaagaagacaAAGATGAAGCAGAATCAAATAGAAATGGAGAAGAGGAACAATTCGAAGATGTAGTAGTTGCAGTAGATAGAGATGAGAAAGCTGAGCTTAGTGGGACTAATATTAATGCTGAAGTTATTGCACCTGAGATGCAGAGCTCTGAGGAATCATATGGACAAGAAAGAGATAAATCTGAGACTAAAATGATTTCTTCAACTACTGTAGTTATTGCCACTAAAATGCAGAGCAAGAGGGAACCATTTGAACAAGATCCTAAAGGATGGCAAACAATTCCGAAACCAAAGGGACACTCAACCCTAGACTACGCAAGGTGGGACAGAGTTGAAGACGATtctagtgaagaagaagatgatgatgacgaCGAAGAATCTCAGCCGCAGTATAGGTTTCGTGTAAGAACCATTGGTGTGCGACCAGTAAAGTGA